Genomic DNA from Schistosoma haematobium chromosome 1, whole genome shotgun sequence:
CATGTACTGACCATTATTAGACAGATACTACAAATTCAGGGATACATATATTATTCATGACGCAAAACCTGCTCATAAGACCATATGTGTCCTTTTCTTTTATCTAATGGTTGTTTATCAAAACGCTAAGTTATCTCCATGTGTCACTAATCACCAACCAAAATCAATATCGGCCTACCTTTCCGTAATGCAACAACTATCAAAGTCTAAAATACGTACTGTGATAGAATACTTCCGCTATACGCAAAAGAATACAAGCAGCACTAATATTAACCATAGCAATGATAATTTTAAACGACGTTCGTCACCATACTATATAGACATGAAAATATCTGAGATATATACTAGCCCACACATTCAAAATTAACCCCAGCATTTCAAATCCCAATGTATGTTAATGATCttccaagtatagtacagtctccaatgttattatacactggtgatgtaaaaatctggcgagtaataactgaaGACAAAGACGCATGTGCTCTTCAGGCAGAATTAAATAACATGATAAACTGGTccaaagagtggctgatgcctatcaacgcggaaaagtgtgtctacatgcactttggggTTTCAAAGGTTAGTAGTTACAACATAAGGTATGTgccattacccgtagtccgatCTCATAAGGATTTAGAGGTGACAGTGAGTAGTGATCTTAAGACGAcagcccattgccgggaggtcgcagttaaggggtttcgaaccctctgggctttaaaacggacattcactaagttagatactaccatgttcaccatagtatacacatccttagtgaggaCTAAGCTTGaaaactgcgttcaggctgcaagcccctgtttaaaaggtaactcggatatcctagaaaaagtacagagggcagctacccatGTAGTTCCAGAACTCCGGAGTCTATCATACAAACAGCGCTTGAaaaactggacctctttactctgtcctatcgcagattaaggggagatctaattttgatgtacagaatactgagaaatggtTTCGAACTTAAGTTATCCTCTCTTTTTCTACCTACTAGATTGGGaaacctcagaggacatagcaggcgagtagaaaagccaagaacggaCAAAATACCGGCGGCATACAGGTTTTTACACACACACTCACAGAAGcttactagaaaaggaataacatagactgtaggccttctgtccttactacacaaatctgaatctgaaatcTGAAATCAAATGCCCGCCCTGAACCGAGCTGACCAAGGTCGTTGGAGTAAATGTACGGGCGGATTTGAAAGTATATTGCGCTTTCTTGTGTAATCGAGTCTGAACGTCACTTAAAATGGTTTGTAGTTTATTTATGTGTATcttgtgaatacataaatatttttgttttaagaCCCACAAAATCTAACATTACTTTGTTGTATTAGAGTACTGGAGTAAAATGCCACAGGTCATGCATCGAAGCATTTGAATGCTTGAAGCGTTATAAGAAGCACCGATACATCCTCTTCCATATTGAAGATGATAAAGAAATAAAAGTCCTTTGTCAAGCTGATAGAAGTAACCACCAATTAATTTCTTTACTAGTAGCGGAAACGTATCATAATTTCAAGGATAGTTTATTAAAAAAGATGGATGAAGGTGAAGGATGTTATGCAGTTTATGATTACGAAGCCGAAGGAAAATTACCTACTCTAATATTCGTTTCATGGTACGTCTGTTTGCGCCATAGTTACATATGTCTAGGGTTCCGTCTACACTGGATGTTAAAAAGAGAATGATATATGCTGCTTCAAAAAGTGTATTAAAATCGAGTTTGATTGGTATTAAACACGAAGTTGAGGCAAATGATGTGGACGAAATCGAGGAGGAAGAACTGCGCAAGAAAGCTTCATAACTGTTCATCTTAGTTGTATGTTTCGAAAATTCACATGGATTTTCTCATTTGCGGGTTAGTGCATTTTCAGAGACCTCTCACTCGTCAAACTTGTACTTTCATTTCTAATTTTGATGATAGTCTGTCATACACATCCGTTTTTCAATCCTTTGGTCCAATGTACGCTTCTAATATATGTAAACTCCGGAATTCAGCTCCATCGCCCCGTgcattataaatatttatgctTAGTTGATTGAACCTTATTTATTCTAATTCTTGCTCCTACCTGGTCTATTAAAGTCTTAATTGTTAAATTTCTAAAGACTCTAACTCAAGAAGTTTAATAACATCAAGTTACTATTAGAGCTGATACTTGTTTTCTACGCATGTCTAATGATTGTACCATTAATTTTTGGTCATAAAGTGATCTCCGTGTTCTGATTCACACTTTTCTGTGGTATCCGTGGAGTAGAAAATACTCCTGAATGTGTTGATGAAGCTCCCAATCTCGTATTTTTTTTTACCTGTATAGTAATATTGCGAAACATACTTTTTGGTCAGTGATTATCTGAATAAGATAGGGGTCGTCATATATTTGTCTATGGTCTGGTTTT
This window encodes:
- the CFL2_1 gene encoding Cofilin-2, variant 4 (EggNog:ENOG410V4PK~COG:Z), translating into MSTGVKCHRSCIEAFECLKRYKKHRYILFHIEDDKEIKVLCQADRSNHQLISLLVAETYHNFKDSLLKKMDEGEGCYAVYDYEAEGKLPTLIFVSWVPSTLDVKKRMIYAASKSVLKSSLIGIKHEVEANDVDEIEEEELRKKAS
- the CFL2_1 gene encoding Cofilin-2, variant 2 (EggNog:ENOG410V4PK~COG:Z) gives rise to the protein MSTGVKCHRSCIEAFECLKRYKKHRYILFHIEDDKEIKVLCQADRTETYHNFKDSLLKKMDEGEGCYAVYDYEAEGKLPTLIFVSWVPSTLDVKKRMIYAASKSVLKSSLIGIKHEVEANDVDEIEEEELRKKAS
- the CFL2_1 gene encoding Cofilin-2 (EggNog:ENOG410V4PK~COG:Z), which codes for MYVNDLPSIVQSPMLLYTGDVKIWRVITEDKDACALQAELNNMINWSKEWLMPINAEKCVYMHFGVSKVSSYNIRYVPLPVVRSHKDLEVTVSSDLKTTAHCREVAVKGFRTLWALKRTFTKLDTTMFTIVYTSLVRTKLENCVQAASPCLKEGSYPCSSRTPESIIQTALEKLDLFTLSYRRLRGDLILMYRILRNGFELKLSSLFLPTRLGNLRGHSRRVEKPRTDKIPAAYSTGVKCHRSCIEAFECLKRYKKHRYILFHIEDDKEIKVLCQADRSNHQLISLLVAETYHNFKDSLLKKMDEGEGCYAVYDYEAEGKLPTLIFVSWVPSTLDVKKRMIYAASKSVLKSSLIGIKHEVEANDVDEIEEEELRKKAS
- the CFL2_1 gene encoding Cofilin-2, variant 3 (EggNog:ENOG410V4PK~COG:Z), whose product is MSTGVKCHRSCIEAFECLKRYKKHRYILFHIEDDKEIKVLCQADRSNHQLISLLVAETYHNFKDSLLKKMDEGEGCYAVYDYEAEGKLPTLIFVSCLSYTSVFQSFGPMYASNICKLRNSAPSPRAL